The Enterococcus rotai genome includes a window with the following:
- a CDS encoding cytidine deaminase family protein — protein sequence MDIWETLYEKAKKVYYPTEVTPFIYAHHVVSALESENGEIYTGFCIESCSGVMDLCAERTAALNMYMNSGQTVIKRIITFRSEAPEGLGGMPCGACRELLLQFSQKNKDTEIMVDYQKRETIPLEELVPNWWGWSRYENQ from the coding sequence ATGGATATCTGGGAAACCTTGTATGAAAAAGCGAAAAAAGTATATTATCCCACAGAAGTCACGCCATTTATTTATGCACACCATGTAGTCAGTGCTTTAGAAAGTGAAAACGGCGAAATTTACACTGGTTTTTGTATTGAAAGTTGCAGTGGCGTAATGGATTTATGTGCTGAACGGACAGCCGCTTTAAATATGTATATGAATAGTGGTCAAACCGTTATAAAACGTATCATCACTTTTCGAAGTGAAGCACCTGAAGGTCTGGGCGGAATGCCCTGCGGTGCTTGTAGAGAATTATTGCTACAGTTTTCTCAAAAAAATAAAGATACAGAAATTATGGTTGATTATCAGAAACGAGAAACGATTCCCCTTGAAGAGCTAGTTCCAAATTGGTGGGGTTGGTCGAGGTATGAAAATCAATAG